A single Pseudomonas sp. DC1.2 DNA region contains:
- the ppnN gene encoding nucleotide 5'-monophosphate nucleosidase PpnN: MTQRQVINASVSPKGSLETLSQREVQQLSEAGSGSTYTLFRQCALAILNTGAHVDNAKTILEAYKDFEIRIHQQDRGVRLELLNAPADAFVDGEMIASTREMLFSALRDIVYTENELDSQRIDLSTSQGISDYVFHLLRNARTLRPGVEPKIVVCWGGHSINTEEYKYTKKVGHELGLRSLDICTGCGPGVMKGPMKGATIAHAKQRIDGGRYLGLTEPGIIAAEAPNPIVNELVILPDIEKRLEAFVRVGHGIIIFPGGAGTAEEFLYLLGILMHPDNQGLPFPVILTGPKHAAPYLEQLDAFVGATLGDAAKQHYEIIIDDPAEVARQMTQGLKAVKQFRRERNDAFHFNWLLKIDEGFQRPFDPTHENMSNLKLSRELPPHELAANLRRAFSGIVAGNVKDKGIRLIEEHGPYQIRGDAAVMQPLDQLLKAFVAQHRMKLPGGAAYVPCYQVVG, translated from the coding sequence ATGACCCAACGACAAGTAATCAACGCCTCTGTCAGCCCTAAAGGTAGCCTGGAGACCCTCTCTCAACGTGAAGTTCAACAACTGAGCGAAGCCGGTTCCGGCAGCACCTACACTCTTTTCCGCCAGTGCGCCCTGGCCATTCTCAACACTGGCGCCCATGTCGATAACGCCAAAACCATCCTTGAAGCCTATAAAGACTTCGAAATACGCATTCACCAGCAAGACCGTGGTGTGCGCCTCGAACTGCTGAACGCCCCGGCCGACGCTTTCGTCGACGGCGAGATGATTGCCAGCACCCGCGAGATGCTCTTCAGCGCCCTGCGCGACATCGTCTACACGGAAAACGAACTCGACAGCCAGCGCATCGATCTCAGCACGTCCCAAGGCATCAGCGACTACGTCTTTCACCTGCTGCGCAATGCCCGGACCCTGCGTCCCGGCGTTGAGCCGAAGATCGTAGTGTGCTGGGGCGGCCATTCGATCAACACCGAAGAATACAAATACACCAAGAAAGTCGGCCACGAACTGGGCCTGCGCAGCCTGGACATCTGCACCGGCTGCGGTCCCGGCGTGATGAAAGGCCCGATGAAGGGCGCGACCATCGCCCACGCCAAACAGCGTATCGATGGCGGTCGTTATCTCGGCCTGACCGAGCCGGGCATCATTGCCGCAGAGGCACCGAATCCGATCGTCAACGAACTGGTGATCCTGCCGGACATTGAGAAACGTCTCGAAGCGTTTGTCCGCGTCGGCCACGGCATCATCATCTTTCCAGGCGGAGCCGGCACAGCCGAAGAGTTTCTGTACCTGCTTGGCATCCTGATGCACCCGGATAACCAAGGCCTACCCTTCCCGGTCATCCTTACCGGGCCAAAGCACGCGGCACCGTATCTTGAGCAGTTGGACGCCTTTGTCGGCGCGACCCTCGGTGACGCCGCCAAGCAGCATTACGAAATCATCATCGACGACCCGGCAGAAGTGGCGCGGCAGATGACCCAAGGTCTAAAGGCGGTCAAACAGTTCCGTCGTGAGCGCAACGACGCGTTCCATTTCAACTGGTTGCTCAAGATCGACGAGGGCTTCCAGCGCCCGTTCGACCCGACTCACGAAAACATGTCCAACCTGAAACTGAGTCGCGAGCTGCCGCCCCATGAGCTGGCCGCGAACCTGCGCCGAGCGTTCTCCGGCATTGTTGCGGGCAACGTCAAAGACAAAGGCATTCGCTTGATTGAAGAACACGGGCCCTACCAGATTCGTGGTGATGCGGCGGTGATGCAGCCCTTGGACCAACTGCTCAAAGCGTTCGTCGCTCAGCATCGGATGAAACTGCCGGGCGGCGCCGCCTATGTACCGTGTTATCAAGTAGTTGGCTAA